In Rattus rattus isolate New Zealand chromosome 9, Rrattus_CSIRO_v1, whole genome shotgun sequence, a genomic segment contains:
- the LOC116908541 gene encoding schlafen family member 5-like: MNFLTNLELNFAEYILDGGKATMGVRQRVEMDATQRMRQNETISQAVCALLNSGGGVVRVEIENGDYNFERDGVGLDLPPLFRNHLDQMVHGRFFLIYVSSWTVEDSGVRLATLCSNLYRRCGNFTEVMDPPEALTFLRNVQVLRGLGDSDFLSLQEPPVDDAQTVLASDVFNSQQLQYLEKLNFTESLHVEFQMFSADLSQGIRERLPKCVSALANSEGGYVFFGVHETGQVIGCEKEKLNCSNLLTTIDACIRRMPVYHFCAHNHKVQYTHKFLEVYDKKALHGYVCAIKVERFCCVAFAKAPDSWEVKDNVMKPLTAKDWTSWMTETNPELFSFPQMITRMNMLNTTPRSRTVFSHKYLKCVEDLQKDYFSVLPNRITYTPESVYKDLFSDYRGLRNLISAEMRCFSQGILIFSHSWAVDLGLQRERDVICDALLISPNNVPILYTICNKWDLRNRQYSMTVACTLKQRLVNMGGYTGRLGIIPLVFPLGADQRVRDDLEMPVYPESYNFITMEQVETLLQSLVIVLFGFRPLLNEELNSESETVALLTEQQHKLLSMNLTKHRELFVHGLPGSGKTTLALMTLEKIKNVFNCQDEDILYICENQSLKKFVSRKIVCQAVTRKAFMKNTYDNVQHIIVDEAQNFRTEEGNWYAKAKAIVQRRRDGPGVLYIFLDYFQINHLGCSGLPELQNQKPMLKLTRMLRSGDRIANYLQDIMHLIQDKPPPNVPRDALRMGEEPEGRPNDTGSLEITDVLNLEQMANYVAEKCQGLWRTGYYPEDVAVLFTNVRDIEKCRERLLLAMRKRTMSQLGEESSLLVQVREGLDSLGNHIVLDSVQRFSGMERSIVFGIIPDSFETDIFYNVLLCLASRARTHLYIVKVRL; the protein is encoded by the exons ATGAATTTCCTGACAAATTTGGAACTGAACTTTGCTGAGTATATATTAGATGGAGGAAAAGCCACCATGGGGGTTAGGCAAAGGGTGGAAATGGACGCCACACAAAGGATGAGACAGAATGAAACCATCTCCCAAGCAGTGTGCGCTCTGCTCAACTCCGGCGGCGGAGTGGTCAGGGTTGAGATTGAGAACGGAGACTATAATTTTGAGAGGGATGGAGTAGGCCTGGACCTGCCACCATTGTTCCGAAACCATTTAGACCAGATGGTGCATGGAAGATTCTTTTTAATCTATGTGAGTTCGTGGACTGTGGAAGACTCAGGAGTGCGGCTCGCTACCCTGTGTTCCAATTTGTACCGCAGATGTGGAAACTTTACTGAGGTCATGGACCCTCCAGAAGCTCTGACATTCCTCAGAAATGTCCAGGTTCTTAGGGGTCTTGGTGATTCCGACTTTCTAAGTCTACAGGAACCTCCTGTTGATGATGCTCAGACGGTCTTAGCTTCTGATGTGTTTAATAGCCAGCAGCTCCAGTACCTGGAAAAACTCAACTTTACAGAGTCCCTACACGttgaatttcaaatgttctcGGCAGACCTTTCACAGGGCATTCGAGAGAGACTCCCCAAGTGTGTTTCTGCGTTGGCCAATTCTGAAGGGGGCTATGTGTTTTTTGGTGTTCATGAAACCGGTCAAGTTATTGGatgtgaaaaggaaaaactaaattGTTCCAACTTGTTGACTACTATTGATGCCTGTATCAGGAGGATGCCTGTCTATCACTTCTGTGCACATAACCACAAAGTGCAATATACCCACAAATTCCTTGAGGTGTACGATAAGAAGGCCCTCCATGGGTATGTCTGTGCAATCAAGGTAGAACGATTCTGCTGTGTAGCGTTTGCCAAAGCGCCTGATTCCTGGGAGGTAAAGGACAATGTTATGAAGCCGCTGACTGCAAAGGACTGGACCTCTTGGATGACAGAAACCAACCCAG AGCTTTTCAGTTTCCCTCAGATGATCACCAGGATGAATATGTTAAACACCACACCCCGCAGCAGGACTGTGTTCagtcataaatatttgaaatgtgtgGAGGACCTACAGAAGGATTACTTTTCAG TGTTACCTAACAGGATTACATATACTCCAGAGAGCGTCTACAAGGACCTCTTCTCAGACTACAGAGGACTAAGAAACTTAATAAGTGCGGAAATGCGCTGTTTCTCTCAAGGGATATTGATCTTCTCCCACAGCTGGGCTGTGGACCTAGGTCTTCAGAGGGAGCGAGATGTCATCTGTGATGCTCTTCTAATTTCCCCAAACAACGTCCCAATCCTGTACACCATTTGCAACAAGTGGGATCTGCGGAACAGGCAGTATTCCATGACAGTCGCCTGTACcctgaagcagaggctggtgaACATGGGTGGCTACACTGGAAGATTAGGCATCATTCCCTTGGTCTTCCCACTGGGTGCTGACCAAAGAGTAAGGGATGATTTAGAAATGCCGGTGTACCCCGAATCCTACAACTTCATAACCATGGAGCAGGTGGAAACTCTGTTGCAGTCTCTTGTGATCGTCTTGTTCGGGTTCAGACCCTTGTTAAATGAGGAGTTAAACTCTGAGTCTGAGACCGTGGCCCTACTCACAGAGCAACAGCATAAGTTGCTTTCAATGAATCTGACTAAGCACAGAGAGCTCTTTGTTCATGGTTTACCTGGGTCAGGGAAGACCACTCTAGCTCTCATGACCCTGGAGAAGATCAAGAACGTGTTCAACTGTCAAGATGAAGATATTCTTTACATCTGTGAGAACCAGTCTTTGAAGAAATTTGTGAG CAGGAAAATCGTTTGCCAGGCAGTGACACGGAAAGCCTTCATGAAAAACACCTATGACAACGTGCAACATATCATCGTGGACGAAGCTCAGAATTTCCGAACCGAAGAAGGGAACTGGTACGCCAAGGCGAAAGCCATCGTTCAGAGacggagagatggcccaggagtTCTCTACATTTTTCTGGATTACTTTCAGATCAATCACTTGGGCTGCAGTGGCCTCCCTGAGCTCCAAAACCAGAAGCCAATGTTGAAGCTCACCAGGATGCTCCGCAGTGGAGACAGGATAGCCAACTACCTTCAAGATATAATGCATCTAATCCAAGATAAACCTCCCCCGAATGTCCCCAGAGACGCCCTGAGGATGGGTGAAGAACCCGAAGGCCGTCCAAATGACACAGGCAGTTTAGAGATAACTGATGTCCTCAATTTGGAGCAGATGGCAAACTATGTAGCCGAGAAATGCCAGGGTCTCTGGAGGACTGGCTATTACCCCGAGGATGTTGCTGTTCTTTTCACTAATGTCAGAGATATAGAAAAATGTAGAGAAAGGCTTCTGCTAGCGATGAGGAAGAGGACCATGTCTCAGCTTGGTGAGGAGTCCAGTTTACTAGTGCAGGTCAGGGAGGGGTTGGATAGTCTGGGGAATCACATTGTGTTGGATAGTGTCCAGCGATTTTCAGGCATGGAAAGAAGTATAGTGTTTGGGATTATTCCAGATAGCTTTGAGACAGACATTTTCTACAATGTTCTGCTCTGTCTGGCTTCCAGGGCAAGAACCCACCTGTATATTGTAAAGGTTAGACTTTGA